A stretch of Arachis hypogaea cultivar Tifrunner chromosome 15, arahy.Tifrunner.gnm2.J5K5, whole genome shotgun sequence DNA encodes these proteins:
- the LOC112748882 gene encoding uncharacterized protein, giving the protein MRGAESGVKTGLVGGSQTRTASSKQQGVKGKAVSVAVPTFTTILKNGHKRLRPSSLQNSPSTPNCLGDTNKQQISKLEGLSVEGHRQTGQQPGYQGVGIVEANGHSGGYCSVVYANPYIHRRKELWGDLTRIANMIHGPWIVLGDFNDVLLQSEVRGGQFRLARAEQFAETLENCGLFDMGAIGRRFTWYRKVKGGVQVAKKLDRAVINQDWRLMFLEAYTEVLARLHSDHCPLFTRCKIAERATKGHHPFRFQAAWMTHPLFKNVVHTAWNKRAPDVVKCLLEVQKDATSFNKKVFGNIFVKKMELERLLNDVQITLESQEDQQPRIKEQVLHQELNDVLLQEELLWYQKSREQWRLRLYKMAANSFFQKLFSTREDIDLDAMGHFPCPSLSTEACQKLLEPVTSEEVKRAVMTMSSFKAPGLDGFQAIFYKEFWDSLSNDVCGLVKRAFEGEPMNAAIFDTLVVLIPKVEVPSSLREFRSISLCNVIYKIVTKVLVNRFRPFLSEIIGPLQGGFILGRGTTENIIIAQEIMHFMRNTKSRKGTMAFKIDLEKAYDRVDWRFLEASLVRFGFPKATINLILNCVTSSSLSVLWNRNRLQNFNPKRGLRQGDPMSPYLFVLCMEMLACFIFHRVSQGLWNPVAVSRNGPRLSHLMFADDLLFFCKASKAQFLWKGQATSKGLPLVRWEVAITPKRAGGLGIRDTTCANMELLGNLVLKHKYLRNQFGMNENNRNSSSATWKNIVSAYEHLKEGLHWNIGDIHKSVWYDEWTPFGKLCNLVPYICVRDVTRRRLLWSIALETVIDQRQFGICWSTALEEWFRKALANNEASFGVGLWWVWKHRCNDIFNTDNPWTDHKVVALARIIAKDLQIYRNRNNAFMSLQNCLCWEPPELMRTGWEFPRLPQVNFAPSLSP; this is encoded by the exons ATGAGAGGAGCCGAATCAGGGGTGAAGACCGGGTTGGTTGGCGGATCTCAAACACGCACGGCGTCTTCCAAACAGCAAGGGGTGAAGGGCAAAGCTGTCTCCGTTGCGGTGCCGACTTTCACTACCATTTTAAAAAATGGACACAAGAGGTTGCGCCCTTCTTCTTTGCAGAATTCGCCGTCGACTCCGAACTGCCTTGGCGACACTAACAAGCAGCAAATCAGCAAATTGGAAGGGTTGTCAGTGGAGGGACACAGGCAAACCGGGCAACAACCAG GTTACCAGGGTGTTGGTATTGTTGAAGCTAATGGTCATAGTGGGGG TTACTGTAGTGTAGTGTATGCTAATCCATATATACATCGGCGTAAAGAACTATGGGGTGACTTGACAAGGATTGCCAATATGATCCACGGACCTTGGATTGTGTTAGGGGACTTTAATGATGTGCTGTTGCAGAGTGAAGTTAGAGGGGGGCAGTTTAGACTTGCCAGAGCAGAACAATTTGCAGAAACATTGGAGAATTGTGGGCTATTTGATATGGGGGCTATTGGGAGAAGATTCACTTGGTACAGGAAGGTGAAAGGTGGGGTGCAGGTGGCTAAGAAGCTTGATAGAGCAGTCATCAACCAGGACTGGCGACTGATGTTTCTGGAGGCTTATACTGAGGTGCTAGCGCGCCTTCACTCTGATCATTGCCCGTTGTTCACTAGGTGCAAGATAGCAGAGAGGGCTACCAAGGGCCATCATCCGTTTAGATTCCAGGCTGCATGGATGACTCATCCTCTTTTTAAGAATGTTGTTCATACAGCTTGGAATAAAAGAGCTCCGGATGTGGTCAAATGTTTGTTGGAGGTTCAAAAAGATGCAACTAGCttcaataaaaaggtttttggcaatatttttgttaagaaaatgGAGCTGGAGAGGCTTTTGAATGACGTTCAGATTACTCTGGAGAGTCAGGAGGATCAGCAGCCTAGGATCAAAGAGCAAGTTTTGCATCAAGAACTGAATGATGTCCTTCTTCAAGAAGAGCTGTTGTGGTATCAAAAATCTAGAGAACAATGG AGACTTCGACTCTACAAAATGGCGGcaaattctttctttcaaaaactcTTTTCTACAAGGGAGGATATCGACCTGGATGCCATGGGGCATTTTCCTTGCCCGTCTCTTAGTACTGAGGCTTGTCAAAAGCTACTGGAACCAGTGACGTCTGAAGAGGTTAAAAGAGCTGTGATGACCATGAGTTCGTTTAAAGCCCCAGGGCTAGATGGATTTCAAGCAATTTTCTACAAAGAGTTTTGGGACTCTCTTAGCAATGATGTGTGTGGACTGGTCAAGCGAGCCTTTGAGGGTGAGCCAATGAATGCTGCTATTTTCGATACTCTCGTTGTTCTAATTCCTAAAGTGGAAGTTCCCTCTTCCTTACGGGAGTTTCGGTCTATTAGCttatgtaatgtaatttataaaattgtcacaAAAGTTCTAGTTAACAGGTTCAGACCTTTCTTGTCGGAGATCATTGGTCCTTTGCAAGGAGGGTTCATTCTAGGAAGAGGAACCACAGAGAATATTATCATTGCTCAGGAGATTATGCACTTCATGAGGAACACTAAGTCTCGAAAAGGGACCATGGCGTTCAAGATTGATTTagaaaaagcttatgacaggGTAGACTGGCGGTTTTTGGAAGCTTCTTTGGTCCGGTTTGGGTTTCCAAAGGCTACCATTAATCTTATATTGAATTGTGTGACTTCCTCTTCGTTGTCAGTTTTATGGAATAGAAACAGGCTCCAAAATTTCAATCCAAAGAGAGGGTTGAGGCAAGGAGATCCCATGTCTCCTTATCTATTTGTACTTTGTATGGAAATGCTTGCCTGCTTTATCTTTCATAGAGTTTCCCAAGGTTTGTGGAACCCGGTAGCGGTTTCTAGGAACGGACCACGactctctcatttgatgtttgcagatgatctttTGTTTTTCTGTAAGGCATCGAAAGCTCAA TTCTTGTGGAAAGGCCAAGCGACCAGCAAAGGGCTGCCTCTGGTCAGGTGGGAGGTCGCCATAACTCCTAAAAGGGCAGGAGGATTGGGTATTAGGGATACTACTTGTGCTAACATGGAGCTTCTAGGAAATTTG GTTCTGAAGCATAAATATCTCAGGAATCAATTTGGTATGAACGAAAACAATAGAAATTCTTCATCGGCTACCTGGAAGAACATTGTTAGTGCCTATGAGCATCTCAAGGAAGGGCTTCATTGGAATATTGGGGATATCCACAAATCAGTTTGGTATGATGAGTGGACTCCTTTTGGTAAGCTTTGCAACCTTGTTCCTTAT ATATGTGTAAGAGATGTAACAAGGCGCAGGTTACTATGGAGCATTGCCTTAGAGACTGTGATCGATCAAAGGCAATTTGGCATATGTTGGAGTACTGCTCTTGAAGAGTGGTTTCGGAAGGCCTTGGCTAACAATGAGGCATCTTTTGGTGTAGGACTTTGGTGGGTATGGAAacataggtgcaatgacatattcaaTACTGACAACCCTTGGACAGACCACAAGGTTGTTGCCTTGGCCAGAATTATCGCCAAGGACTTACAGATTTACAGGAATCGAAACAATGCCTTTATGTCTCTCCAAAATTGCTTGTGTTGGGAACCACCG GAATTAATGAGGACGGGGTGGGAATTCCCGCGCCTGCCTCAGGTGAATTTTGCCCCGTCTCTATCTCCGTGA
- the LOC112750669 gene encoding uncharacterized protein, whose protein sequence is MANRWLRPEVYPLFAAVGVAVGICGFQLVRNICINPEVRVTKQNRAAGVLENFDEGEKYAENFLRKFSRNRAPEIMPSINSFFADPNRG, encoded by the exons ATGGCAAACCGCTGGCTTAGACCCGAG GTGTACCCTCTGTTTGCGGCCGTTGGAGTTGCGGTTGGGATCTGCGGATTCCAATTGGTTCGTAACATCTGCATCAACCCTGAAGTCAG AGTGACCAAGCAGAACAGGGCTGCAGGAGTGCTCGAGAACTTTGATGAGGGAGAAAAGTATGCTGAGAACTTTCTGAGGAAGTTTTCACGCAACAGGGCGCCGGAGATTATGCCCTCCATCAACAGCTTTTTTGCCGATCCAAACCGCGGTTAA